GCCGAAGGTCGACCGGAACGACCAGGTCGGGGCCAGGTAGCGCACGCGACGCAGGAGATCGGCGCGATCGAAGCCGCCGATGTACCAGGCGAAGTCGCCGCGCGCGAGCCCGCTTCGATGCGACAGCGCATCGCGCACGGTGAGCTCGCGCGAGGCATAGTTGTCGTACATCGCGAACCCGGGGAGGTAGGCTGAGACCTTCTCGTCCCACTTCATCTTCCCCTCGTCCACCGCCATGGCCACCAGCGCCGCGGTGAACGCCTTGGATGATGAGCCGATGGCGAAGATCGTGTTCGCGTCGACCGTCTCGTCCTTCCCCACGGTGCGCGTCCCGTACCCCTTGGCGTAGACGAGGGAATCGTCCTTCACGATCGCCAGTGCGATCCCCGGGACCTTCCATGCCTTCATCGTCGCCGCCACGTAGGCGTCGAGCTTCGCATAACGAGCGGCGTCGCCGCCGCCCTTCCCCTTCTGCGCCGCGCCGCTCGTGCTGAGCACGGCCACCAGGAGCATGGCCGCCCCCGTCCGCGCCGCCGCCGTGCCCAGCTGCAACCTCCAACGTGCGTTGATCATTCCGTCCCCCATGCGAGTGTCAGTGACCGCGTCCCGGGCCGTACAGCACCTGCCCGGCGCGAACGCCCGTGTGCTTCCCCTGCTCGACCGTCACCACGCCGTTCACCAGGACGTACGCGATCCCCGTCGGCGTCGAAATCGGGGCATCGTACGTCGCCTTGTCGTCGAGGGTGGCCAGGTCGAAGATCGTGACATCGGCCCAGTTCCCCTCCTTGATCGACCCGCGCCCCGCCAGCCGCATCCGCGTCGCCGGCCACGAGGTCTGCTTGCGGATCGCCTCCTCCAGCGACAGAACCTTCCGGTCACGTGCATAACGAGACACCACGCGCACGGCGTTGCCGTACATGCGCGGATGCGGCAGCCCCGTCTGGTCCACCGAGCCCGGTGCGAGCGCCGCCCCGGCGTCGCTCCCGATGCTCGTCCACGGAAAGCGCAGCGCCGTCTCGATGTCCTGCTCGCTCATCATGTGGTAGATCGCCATCACGCGCCCGCTCCCTTCCAGCACGAGGTCCCACGCCGCATCGGCCGGGTCCTTCCCCATTTCCCGCGCAATCTGCGCGATGGTCTTCTGCTGGTACTTCACGTTGGCCGGGTTCTGCGCGTTCACCAGCACCACGCCGTCCCACCCGCCAGCTGCCTCGATGATGTTCCACCACCCTGGCGATCCGGTCTGCACCTCGCGCTTGAGGCGCGCGCGAATCGCCGGGTCGGCGAGGCGCTTGCGCAGCGAATCGCGCCCGCCATCGGCGGCCCACGAGGGAATCGTCGCCTCGAGTCCGGTCCCGCCGGCCGTGTAGACATAGAGGTCGGCCGCGACGTCAACGTTGCGCGCGCGCGCCGCCTCCACCGCCTGGCGGATGGAGTCCATCAGGATCCCCCACCCGGGACGGTACGCCACCTTCAGGTGAAAGACCTCGCCCGGGAGCCCCCCTTCCTCGGCGATTCGGATCAGCTCGCGCACCGACTGCACCACCTCCGCTCCCTCGCCGCGGATGTGCGAGGCGTAGGTCCCGCCGTACTTCGCCGCCACCTTGGCCAGTTCGATGAGTTCCTCGGTGGTGCTGTACGAACTGGGCGGATAGATGAGCGCCGTCGTCATCCCCATCGCGCCGGCGCGCATCGCCGAGTCCATGCTGGCGCGCATGCGGTCGAGCTCTGCCGCGTTAGGCGCGCGGTTGAACGACTGCAGCACCGCCACGCGCGCCTGCGTGGCCGAGTAGTAGTTGCCGAAGTTGATGCTGATGCCCTGCTTTTCCAGGTTGGAGAAGTACTCGCCGATGCGCGACGCCGGGACGGGAAAGCCCCCCTCGCCGCCGATCGCCGTCGTCACCCCCTGCAGCAGCTTGTTCTGCGCCAACCCGTTGCGCGGCAGCACGCCGCCGGACTGGTCCATCATGTCGATCCATCCCGGGGAGACGTAGAGCCCCCTGGCGTCGATCTCCTTCGCGCCGCGCCCGGTGATCTTGCCGATGGTGGCGAACTTCCCGCCGATGATGCCGACGTCGGCCAGGATCCATGGGTTCCCCATCCCGTCGAGCACGCGCCCATTGCGGATGACGACGTCGTAGTCGGCGCCGCCAAGTCGTGCCCTGGCGTCGAGCGCCTCGCGCGAGGCCTGCGCCGACACGGCAGGGGCCACCGCCGGCGCCGGCGCCGAAACGGGAGCCGTACGACAGGCGACCACCCCGAGCCCCAGCAGTGCGGACGCCGCGAGCGGGCGAAGGGAAGCGAGCACTCCGGAACGAAGCGAGCGGACGTGGGCGGAACCATGCGAGGCGCGCGCGGCCATGCGGCGGACTCCTGGGGGAGGGAGGAGCCACAATTGTATACAATTTCGCGTGCCGTTCGCAACGGCTCCCCGCCCCCGCACGACGCCCGCGTTCGCACGGCGCCGCCAACGCAGCGCGCCCGCGCGCCCAGCGACGGCGATGTCGGGCGCTACTTCACGCCGAACGGCGCCGGTCCCGACTTGGGAACGTGACGCGGAATCGCCACACGCCCGCCCTCCACCACCACCCAGCCGTCGCGAATCACCGTCTCCACCTTCGCCAGGTCGTCGAGCCGCTCGTCCGGACGCCCGCCGACCACCAGCACGTCCGCAAGCTTCCCCGCCTCGAGCGTCCCGAGCTTGTCGTCCATGTCCAGCAACTCGGCGTTCGTCTTCGTGGCCGCCACCAGCGCCTCGAGCGGCGTGTACCCGGCCGCGGTGAAGTACTTGAGCTC
This DNA window, taken from Gemmatimonadaceae bacterium, encodes the following:
- a CDS encoding amidohydrolase family protein, encoding MGNPWILADVGIIGGKFATIGKITGRGAKEIDARGLYVSPGWIDMMDQSGGVLPRNGLAQNKLLQGVTTAIGGEGGFPVPASRIGEYFSNLEKQGISINFGNYYSATQARVAVLQSFNRAPNAAELDRMRASMDSAMRAGAMGMTTALIYPPSSYSTTEELIELAKVAAKYGGTYASHIRGEGAEVVQSVRELIRIAEEGGLPGEVFHLKVAYRPGWGILMDSIRQAVEAARARNVDVAADLYVYTAGGTGLEATIPSWAADGGRDSLRKRLADPAIRARLKREVQTGSPGWWNIIEAAGGWDGVVLVNAQNPANVKYQQKTIAQIAREMGKDPADAAWDLVLEGSGRVMAIYHMMSEQDIETALRFPWTSIGSDAGAALAPGSVDQTGLPHPRMYGNAVRVVSRYARDRKVLSLEEAIRKQTSWPATRMRLAGRGSIKEGNWADVTIFDLATLDDKATYDAPISTPTGIAYVLVNGVVTVEQGKHTGVRAGQVLYGPGRGH